One part of the Rutidosis leptorrhynchoides isolate AG116_Rl617_1_P2 chromosome 1, CSIRO_AGI_Rlap_v1, whole genome shotgun sequence genome encodes these proteins:
- the LOC139893485 gene encoding uncharacterized protein, producing MVSRNDWVNATKDGWKNSPWSYGLTEPHPKGVTEKPPYSLVYGTEAVLPAEIQVLTNRTANLEENEENLRLNLDLMEERREAALIREAAYKKMIEKYYNKRVKPLVYKVGDYVLRLISTKKVEYEGKMGPTWEGPYIISEAFGNGSYKLETTEGKQIPRTWNGVNL from the coding sequence ATGGTCTCGAGAAATGATTGGGTAAATGCCACCAAGGATGGATGGAAGAACTCCCCCTGGTCCTATGGGCTCACCGAACCACACCCAAAAGGAGTAACGGAGAAACCTCCTTACAGTTTGGTTTATGGAACTGAGGCAGTATTACCCGCAGAGATACAGGTATTAACCAACAGGACCGCAAACCTTGAAGAAAACGAGGAGAATCTCCGTCTCAATCTTGACCTCATGGAGGAAAGAAGGGAGGCTGCGTTAATTCGGGAAGCAGCATACAAGAAAATGATTGAGAAGTATTACAATAAGAGAGTCAAACCATTGGTATACAAGGTCGGAGATTATGTCCTAAGGCTCATTAGCACCAAAAAAGTGGAATATGAAGGAAAGATGGGCCCAACCTGGGAAGGTCCGTACATAATCTCCGAAGCTTTTGGGAACGGTTCATACAAACTCGAAACGACGGAAGGGAAACAGATCCCCAGAACCTGGAATGGGGTAAACCTTTGA